The Gordonia sp. KTR9 genome contains a region encoding:
- the ectB gene encoding diaminobutyrate--2-oxoglutarate transaminase yields MQLLDTHMDDSVFTTHESEVRSYCRNWPAVFTTAKGSYITDQDGREYLDFFAGAGSLNYGHNNPILKKALLEYIEADGITHGLDMATVAKGNFIQKFTDHILEPRGLDYKIQFPGPTGTNAVESALKLARKVTGRESIISFTNAFHGMTLGSLSVTGNSMKRAGAGIPLVHATPMPFDNYFGGVMEDFHWFERVLDDSGSGLNRPAAVIVETVQGEGGVNVARAEWLRALSDLCERRDILLIVDDVQMGCGRTGEFFSFEEAGIKPDIVTLSKSISGYGLPFALTLFKPELDVWTPGEHNGTFRGNNPAFVTAAKTIETYWTDDALTRDVHAKGERIHEVFTDLCSRYDGISTRGRGMVRGLAFDDHTAAGKVCAQAFGAGLLAETSGPSDEVVKLLPPLTISREDLDRGLSILSDAVKEVIG; encoded by the coding sequence ATGCAACTTCTCGACACCCACATGGACGATTCCGTCTTCACCACCCACGAGTCGGAGGTGCGCAGCTACTGCCGTAACTGGCCTGCTGTGTTCACCACCGCGAAGGGTTCCTACATCACCGACCAGGACGGTCGTGAATACCTCGACTTCTTCGCCGGCGCCGGTTCGCTGAACTACGGCCACAACAACCCGATCCTCAAGAAGGCCCTCCTCGAGTACATCGAGGCCGACGGGATCACCCACGGTCTCGACATGGCAACCGTCGCCAAGGGCAACTTCATCCAGAAGTTCACCGATCACATCCTCGAGCCGCGTGGACTGGACTACAAGATCCAGTTCCCCGGACCGACGGGTACCAATGCGGTCGAATCGGCCCTGAAGCTCGCCCGCAAGGTGACCGGTCGCGAGTCGATCATCAGCTTCACCAACGCTTTTCACGGCATGACCCTCGGATCGCTGTCGGTGACCGGCAACTCGATGAAGCGCGCCGGCGCGGGCATCCCGCTCGTCCACGCGACCCCGATGCCGTTCGACAACTACTTCGGCGGGGTCATGGAGGACTTCCACTGGTTCGAGCGAGTGCTCGACGACTCCGGCAGCGGCCTGAACCGGCCGGCCGCGGTCATCGTGGAGACGGTCCAGGGCGAGGGTGGCGTGAACGTCGCCCGCGCCGAGTGGCTGCGTGCGCTGTCGGACCTCTGCGAACGGCGCGACATCCTGCTGATCGTCGACGACGTCCAGATGGGCTGCGGACGCACCGGTGAGTTCTTCTCCTTCGAGGAAGCCGGCATCAAGCCCGACATCGTCACCCTGTCGAAGTCGATCAGCGGTTATGGACTGCCGTTCGCGCTGACCCTGTTCAAGCCGGAGCTCGACGTGTGGACCCCCGGCGAGCACAACGGCACCTTCCGCGGCAACAACCCGGCCTTCGTCACCGCTGCCAAGACCATCGAAACCTACTGGACCGACGACGCGCTGACGCGTGACGTCCACGCCAAGGGTGAGCGAATCCACGAGGTCTTCACCGACCTGTGCAGCCGCTACGACGGCATCTCCACCCGCGGACGCGGCATGGTCCGCGGACTCGCCTTCGACGACCACACCGCCGCGGGCAAGGTCTGCGCCCAGGCCTTCGGCGCGGGACTCCTGGCCGAGACGTCGGGTCCGTCCGACGAGGTCGTGAAGCTGCTTCCGCCGCTGACCATTTCGCGCGAGGACCTCGACCGCGGCCTGTCCATCCTGTCCGATGCAGTCAAGGAGGTGATCGGATGA
- the ectA gene encoding diaminobutyrate acetyltransferase, giving the protein MSPSQTRTAPTTTLAVDYRTPTVDDGTRLWEIASDSKVLDVNSSYSYVLWCHDFAATSIVAEVDGRAVGFVTGYRRQSDPSTLMVWQVAVDDEVRGHGIAATMLHELFDRANRQGMVAMHTTISPDNIPSQRLFGSVAKARGLRFERRDLFPANAFPDSHEPEDLYMLEPEIPEP; this is encoded by the coding sequence ATGAGCCCTTCCCAAACAAGAACGGCCCCAACAACCACCCTTGCCGTCGACTACCGGACACCCACGGTCGACGACGGCACCCGACTCTGGGAAATCGCCTCGGACTCAAAGGTTCTCGACGTCAACTCGAGCTACTCCTACGTCCTGTGGTGCCACGATTTCGCCGCCACGTCCATCGTGGCCGAGGTCGACGGCCGTGCAGTCGGTTTCGTCACCGGCTACCGTCGGCAGAGCGACCCCTCCACCCTGATGGTCTGGCAGGTCGCCGTCGACGACGAGGTCCGTGGACACGGCATCGCCGCGACGATGCTCCATGAGCTGTTCGACCGCGCCAACCGCCAGGGCATGGTGGCCATGCACACGACGATCAGCCCGGACAACATTCCGTCGCAGCGCCTGTTCGGATCGGTCGCCAAGGCCCGTGGACTCCGATTCGAGCGCCGAGACTTGTTCCCCGCCAACGCGTTTCCCGACTCCCACGAGCCGGAGGACCTCTACATGCTCGAGCCGGAGATCCCCGAGCCCTGA
- the rsmD gene encoding 16S rRNA (guanine(966)-N(2))-methyltransferase RsmD: MTRIIAGRLGGRRLRVPGEGTRPTSDRVRESVFNMLAARSDLDGLWVLDLYAGSGALGLEAISRGAAGATFVDSGRRAAATIAANVKACGVASNATVHTRAVSAYLAGEPERRFGVVFSDPPYDVAADRIAEDLTLLTTRLDDDALVVVERAARSRGEVWPASYDVVVDKSYGDTRVEIARLV; this comes from the coding sequence ATGACGAGGATCATCGCCGGCCGGCTGGGTGGGCGCAGGCTGCGCGTTCCGGGCGAAGGCACCCGACCCACGTCCGACCGTGTTCGTGAGTCGGTGTTCAACATGCTGGCCGCCCGATCCGATCTGGACGGGCTCTGGGTTCTCGATCTCTATGCGGGATCGGGCGCGTTGGGTCTCGAGGCGATCTCGCGGGGAGCCGCGGGCGCGACGTTCGTCGACTCGGGGCGCCGGGCTGCCGCCACGATCGCCGCGAACGTGAAGGCGTGCGGGGTGGCCTCGAACGCCACCGTACATACGCGCGCGGTGTCCGCCTACCTCGCGGGCGAGCCGGAACGGCGCTTCGGTGTGGTGTTCTCCGACCCGCCCTACGACGTCGCCGCCGACCGGATAGCCGAAGACCTCACTCTCCTGACCACACGCCTGGACGACGACGCGCTGGTCGTCGTCGAACGGGCGGCCCGTTCCCGCGGAGAGGTGTGGCCGGCGTCGTACGACGTGGTGGTCGACAAGTCTTACGGCGACACCCGGGTGGAGATCGCCCGCCTGGTCTGA
- the coaD gene encoding pantetheine-phosphate adenylyltransferase produces MTTAVCPGSFDPFTLGHRYVVERAAACFDEVVITVVVNPNKRGMFGVDERIGLIEEDCADLANVRVDRWEGLLVDYLRQESIHTIVKGLRSAVDFDYEVPMAQMNRELADVETIFLLTDPRFAHVSSSLVKEVAKLGGDVSPFLSGHVHDRLMSRLSGELSA; encoded by the coding sequence ATGACGACGGCTGTGTGTCCCGGTTCCTTCGATCCCTTCACCCTTGGTCACCGTTACGTGGTCGAACGCGCCGCGGCGTGTTTCGACGAGGTCGTGATCACCGTGGTGGTCAACCCCAACAAGCGCGGCATGTTCGGCGTCGACGAGCGCATCGGACTCATCGAGGAGGACTGCGCGGACCTGGCGAACGTGCGGGTCGATCGGTGGGAGGGTCTGCTCGTCGACTATCTGCGGCAAGAGTCCATCCACACGATCGTGAAGGGGCTGCGCTCCGCGGTCGACTTCGACTACGAGGTGCCGATGGCGCAGATGAACCGCGAGCTCGCCGACGTGGAGACGATCTTCCTGCTCACCGACCCGCGTTTCGCTCACGTCTCGAGTTCGTTGGTGAAGGAAGTGGCGAAGCTGGGCGGCGACGTCTCGCCATTCCTGTCGGGACATGTGCACGACCGCCTGATGAGC